A stretch of Caenorhabditis elegans chromosome IV DNA encodes these proteins:
- the cdh-8 gene encoding Cadherin domain-containing protein (Partially confirmed by transcript evidence), with product MSQLFKFSYFLILLGCLKGTDSAQLLIEPSFLLVEEDWPVGTHLPVTICPKNVKILSGDPASYFTVVKINETCSTLQLNLALDADKENADGLRGQSFSLVIAGPKKSRATLEVQIVDVNDNSPQFSNTPSSFEISENAEIGTDIFKVTTLDPDTGISGISRFSVEGDSSFTLAKRKCSSGKCSTQLRLAKKLDFEEKPIHTFNITAKDGDPHSNRTHTVAHTVTIHVKNENDEPPKFLTDFSQVFPIFKSTKPGDIIAKLEAIDVENGAEIQFGMKENEHLKIDSKSGNVLLKKLPTDDALITVELYATSSKNGKSKTVEMKLRLMNDEATLPKIAENQEKPELCEFPIYEAHLIQGTGTFSTPLKIKTLKSMAEEKPRLIGGSESFDLNVIDDFHVELKVLNAEKVASQVLDSAQLLVKSQSGQCRIVLRSAAQMTPKASPIAQKLKIIPKFEKSEYQFQVVENREPTVLGEVKVISDGPVTYEILGENGEKFQISNDGEIQNLEPIDRETYEKFELIVKATDLNGSSGKSQLIIHVKDENDNSPIFDKEHYFITVDEGKSEKLKITATDADSGKNGQIVYSIDQKIDNLPIDISPDGMLFIGAIDRENMGNSNEVNLTVTASDSGEPKRSASATVTIRVKDINDNSPVFSNSRYSIPLDANISPGGIIGRLEATDADSTSPNNYVTYTSGDPKFTVSDSGEILFTGPGTLEKSASLEFNVTAQDGGDPMNSANALVVINEHRSMKSIENELTTQINSNDTGGEKSEIKWLNAGMPGYTYEIIRASADGFSDSEVATWISIDSKSGRIYTLKKVDPSRVKQIKLHISMRKGKREVPVELIINVMDTDDVTPIYSTPTRKLSVTESATLGTTVVDMPVEGIKEQNEIKPIFKNSSNFAVSLLESSVLGTVLDLPYPLATDRDSSKFSTLKYSMTGDEGYFKIDESNSTIRLVAPLDFETQRVHSLSIKCVDNQGREPHHEVFASVTVTVIDVNDNAPVIHNTDLTHLSIEEDAQVGQVVTVLVISDSDEGGVQKTEIDVNSTLFRADSDKKLVVIASLKGHAGQRICSTVTATDVGGLRATSPYCVTVYPAKNTHHNPLVITPKQNSIHYFDENIVYDELLKVKVLEEDGDIGNVTFRLDEMFKKDWQMFTIGEINGSLHARQAFDFEKKTVHEIKILACRINNCTSTHLFISVNDRNDNCPMFPKQDVRLTVLENEKGKRQVGRIPAALDSDFHSDNTKVCYTTDTPLFFFSDPTLPILFTNSSFDREHKKQHQISITAYDCHLSCRDPHKPINGTIVALIDVLDINDNFPKFSEKIYTSTVVQGHVTTGSHILTVQATDLDEEPEGLKYSIRGFVRSPSHSFVAAESPISIDKSTGELSATEILKDSSYSFTVVVTDGAGHEDTASVVISVVTYAQQTELVFDAPFELIMKNEKKIAENLSNATGLQTIVDKCRQNANFTLMLVHFMDINGQFVNVDRAVNLLMSSSAESRRELRSVYGLREAFPPVPIPSKVPQYILIAVLLFFVISILSMCIWCRQRNNYERKLRHISAQASTVHTVTLGRGGKQTCNPGYGEIPIISRHHHPPPAPPPPTSADLQSTEL from the exons ATGTCTcaactattcaaattttcttattttttgatacTTCTTGGGTGTCTAAAAGGAACAG ATTCCGCTCAATTGCTAATTGAACCATCATTTTTACTTGTTGAAGAAGACTGGCCTGTAGGTACACATCTTCCAGTAACAATATgtccgaaaaatgtgaag ATTTTATCCGGAGATCCAGCCAGCTACTTCACTGTTGTTAAAATCAATGAAACGTGCTCCACGTTGCAGTTAAATTTAGCTCTAGATGCagat aaagaaaatgcCGACGGTCTCCGTGGGCAATCGTTCTCACTTGTCATTGCGGGACCTAAAAAATCGAGAGCCACGTTGGAGGTTCAG atagtaGATGTCAATGATAATTCTCCACAGTTTTCAAACACTCCAAgcagttttgaaatatctgaaaatgctgaaattggGACTGATATCTTCAAAGTGACCACCTTGGACCCAGACACGGggatttctggaatttccagattttctgtAGAG ggAGATAGTTCTTTTACGTTAGCTAAACGCAAATGCTCATCTGGAAAATGCTCAACACAATTACGTCTGGCAAAGAAACTTGATTTCGAAGA aaagccaATTCATACTTTCAACATTACTGCAAAGGACGGCGACCCACATTCCAATAGAACACATACAGTTGCCCATACTGTTACAATAcatgtgaaaaatgagaatga CGAACCTCCAAAATTTCTGACCGATTTCTCTCaagttttcccaattttcaaatctaccAAGCCTGGAGATATAATTGCAAAACTTGAAGCTATCGATGTGGAAAATGGTGCGGAAATTCAATTTGGGATGaaagaaaatgaacatttaaaaattgattcaaaatctGGCAatgttcttttgaaaaaactaccCACAGATGATGCGCTGATAACTGTGGAACTGTATGCCACGTCatcaaaaaacggaaaatcaaaaaccgtAGAAATGAAACTAAGACTCATGAACGACGAGGCAACTTTACCTAAAATAGCGGAAAATCAG gaaAAGCCTGAACTTTGTGAGTTTCCAATTTACGAAGCTCATTTGATTCAAGGGACTGGAACTTTCTCAACACCGCTCAAGATTAAGACATTGAAGTCTATGGCAGAG gaaaaaccaCGTCTGATCGGTGGCTCGGAGAGCTTTGATTTAAATGTTATTGATGATTTCCACGTGGAATTAAAAGTGCTGAACGCAGAAAAAGTTGCATCGCAAGTCTTGGACAGTGCACAGCTGTTG GTAAAATCACAATCTGGACAGTGTCGGATTGTTCTTCGTTCTGCAGCTCAAATGACACCAAAAGCCTCTCcaattgctcaaaaactaaaaataattccaaaatttgaaaaatcagagtATCAATTTCAAGTTGTCGAAAATCGGGAGCCAACTGTCCTTGGAGAAGTAAAAGTGATTAGTGATGGACCCGTAACGTATGAGATTCTCGGAGAAAATGgagagaaatttcaaatttcaaatgatggagaaattcagaatttgGAACCGATTGATCGGgaaacttatgaaaaatttgaattaattgtCAAAGCAACCGATTTGAATG ggtCATCTGGTAAATCCCAATTGATTATCCACGTGAAAGATGAAAATGATAATTCGCCTATATTCGATAAGGAGCACTATTTTATTACAGTAGACGagggaaaaagtgaaaaactaaaaattacg GCTACGGACGCCGATTCGggaaaaaatggccaaattgTGTATtcaattgatcaaaaaatcgataatttaccAATCGACATATCACCAGATGGAATGCTTTTTATTGGAGCCATTGATAGAGAGAATATGGGAAACTCAAATGAGGTCAATTTGACAGTAACAGCATCAGATTCTGGGGAACCGAAGAGAAGTGCCAGTGCAACGGTAACTATCAGAGTAAag GATATCAACGATAACTCGCCGGTATTTTCAAACTCCCGATACTCAATCCCGCTGGATGCAAATATCTCCCCGGGAGGCATCATCGGACGCCTTGAAGCTACTGACGCAGATTCCACGTCACCAAATAATTATGTGACGTATACAAGCGGAGATCCAAAATTCACAGTCAGTGATTCCGGAGAAATTCTGTTCACGGGACCCGGAACTTTGGAAAAGTCTGCGAGTTTGGAATTCAACGTGACTGCTCAGGATGGAGGAGATCCGATGAACAGTGCAAACGCTCTCGTGGTCATAAATGAGCATCGATCCAtgaaatcaattgaaaatgaattgacGACTCAGATTAATAGCAATGATACTGGGGGTGAAAAG TCTGAGATCAAATGGTTGAATGCTGGTATGCCCGGGTACACCTATGAGATAATCCGTGCCTCAGCCGACGGATTCTCCGATTCTGAGGTTGCCACGTGGATATCGATAGACTCGAAATCGGGACGAATTTACACTTTGAAGAAGGTTGACCCATCAAGAGTGAAGCAAATCAAATTGCACATATCGATGCGAAAAGGAAAACGTGAAGTCCCTGTGGAACTGATAATTAACGTTATGGACACTGATGACGTCACACCTatttacagtactcctacccgTAAACTCAGTGTAACGGAATCTGCAACACTAGGTACTACAGTAGTCGATATGCCAGTTGAAGGAATCAAAGAGCAAAATGAAATAAA GCCCATCTTCAAAAACTCGTCCAACTTCGCAGTTTCACTACTAGAAAGTTCTGTGTTGGGTACTGTACTTGATCTACCGTATCCGTTGGCAACCGATCGGGACAGtagcaaattttcaacattgaaATACAGTATGACTGGAGATGAAGGCTACTTTAAAATCGATGAGAG CAACTCCACAATACGTTTGGTTGCGCCATTGGACTTTGAAACTCAACGAGTTCATTCATTAAGTATCAAATGTGTAGACAATCAAGGACGGGAACCACATCACGAAGTTTTTGCATCGGTTACTGTCACAGTGATCGATGTAAATGATAATGCCCCAGTCATTCATAACACAGACCTGACACATTTATCAATTGAAGAAGATGCACAAGTTGGACAAGTTGTTACTGTACTCGTTATATCCGATTCAGACGAAGGAGGTGtgcaaaaaacagaaattgatGTTAATTCCACTTTATTCCGAGCCGATTCCGACAAGAAACTTGTCGTTATTGCTTCTTTAAAGGGACATGCTGGACAACGAATATGTTCAACTGTCACAGCAACCGACGTAGGAGGTCTAAGAGCCACGTCACCGTATTGTGTTACGGTATACCCTGCTAAAAATACACATCACAATCCGTTAGTTATTACACCGAAGCAGAACTCCATTCACTACTTTGATGAGAATATTGTATATGATGAACTTCTTAAAGTCAAGGTTTTGGAAGAAGATGGAGATATTGGAAATGTCACTTTCCGTTTAgatgaaatgttcaaaaag GATTGGCAAATGTTTACCATTGGAGAAATTAACGGTAGTCTCCACGCACGACAGGCATTTGatttcgaaaagaaaactgTGCATGAGATTAAG attcttgcCTGTCGCATCAACAATTGTACATCGACCCATTTGTTCATTTCGGTGAATGATCGAAATGACAATTGTCCAATGTTCCCAAAACag gatgtTCGTCTAACCgtattggaaaatgaaaaagggaAACGTCAAGTTGGACGAATTCCAGCGGCTCTGGATTCAGACTTTCACTCAGACAACACAAAAGTGTGCTATACAACCGACACTCCATTATTCTTCTTCTCGGATCCAACTCTTCCAATTTTGTTCACTAATTCCAGTTTTGATAGAGAACACAAGAAGCAACATCAAATTTCT ATTACTGCGTACGATTGCCAtctttcgtgtcgagacccacATAAACCGATAAATGGGACAATTGTTGCATTGATTGATGTTCTCGATATCAATGACAACTTTccaaagttttctgaaaaaatctacaCAAGTACTGTAGTTCAGGGACATGTGACCACTGGAAGTCATATTTTGACTGTACAGGCAACGGATTTAGATGAGGAACCGGAGGGATTGAAGTACAGTATTCGAGGATTCGTTAGGTCGCCTAGTCAT tcatttgtCGCCGCTGAATCACCAATCTCAATTGATAAATCAACGGGAGAACTGAGTGCAACTGAAATACTCAAGGATTCATCTTATTCGTTTACAGTAGTTGTTACTGATGGTGCAGGACACGAAGATACTGCTTCTGTTGTG ATCTCAGTGGTAACATATGCACAGCAAACGGAGCTTGTCTTTGATGCTCCGTTTGaattaattatgaaaaatgagaagaaaattgcaga AAACCTATCAAATGCGACTGGTCTCCAAACAATAGTTGACAAATGCCGACAAAATGCCAATTTTACTCTGATGCTTGTACATTTTATGGATATTAATGGACAATTTGTAAATGTGGATCGAGCTGTGAACCTATTGATGTCATCATCGGCTGAATCTCGAAGAGAACTCAGAAGTGTATACGGGCTTAGAGAAGCTTTCCCTCCCGTTCCGATACCATCTAAAGTTCCACAATATATTTTG ATCGCCGTGCTTTTATTCTTTGTAATATCAATACTCTCAATGTGTATATGGTGTCGACAACGGAATAACTACGAACGAAAGCTCCGTCACATCTCAGCACAAGCATCTACTGTACATACAGTAACACTTGGAAGAGGCGGAAAACAGAC gtgTAATCCGGGTTACGGTGAAATTCCAATAATTAGCCGACATCATCATCCTCCACCGGCACCTCCACCTCCAACTTCTGCAGATTTGCAGTCAACTGaactttaa
- the cdh-8 gene encoding Cadherin domain-containing protein (Partially confirmed by transcript evidence), with protein sequence MSQLFKFSYFLILLGCLKGTDSAQLLIEPSFLLVEEDWPVGTHLPVTICPKNVKILSGDPASYFTVVKINETCSTLQLNLALDADKENADGLRGQSFSLVIAGPKKSRATLEVQIVDVNDNSPQFSNTPSSFEISENAEIGTDIFKVTTLDPDTGISGISRFSVEGDSSFTLAKRKCSSGKCSTQLRLAKKLDFEEKPIHTFNITAKDGDPHSNRTHTVAHTVTIHVKNENDEPPKFLTDFSQVFPIFKSTKPGDIIAKLEAIDVENGAEIQFGMKENEHLKIDSKSGNVLLKKLPTDDALITVELYATSSKNGKSKTVEMKLRLMNDEATLPKIAENQEKPELCEFPIYEAHLIQGTGTFSTPLKIKTLKSMAEEKPRLIGGSESFDLNVIDDFHVELKVLNAEKVASQVLDSAQLLVKSQSGQCRIVLRSAAQMTPKASPIAQKLKIIPKFEKSEYQFQVVENREPTVLGEVKVISDGPVTYEILGENGEKFQISNDGEIQNLEPIDRETYEKFELIVKATDLNGSSGKSQLIIHVKDENDNSPIFDKEHYFITVDEGKSEKLKITATDADSGKNGQIVYSIDQKIDNLPIDISPDGMLFIGAIDRENMGNSNEVNLTVTASDSGEPKRSASATVTIRVKDINDNSPVFSNSRYSIPLDANISPGGIIGRLEATDADSTSPNNYVTYTSGDPKFTVSDSGEILFTGPGTLEKSASLEFNVTAQDGGDPMNSANALVVINEHRSMKSIENELTTQINSNDTGGEKSEIKWLNAGMPGYTYEIIRASADGFSDSEVATWISIDSKSGRIYTLKKVDPSRVKQIKLHISMRKGKREVPVELIINVMDTDDVTPIYSTPTRKLSVTESATLGTTVVDMPVEGIKEQNEIKYSLKITSGPRGKLQIDRYGTIKIIKSLDFETEQIIKGIVEGMVVKNGKAAKSSFILTILDANDNRPIFKNSSNFAVSLLESSVLGTVLDLPYPLATDRDSSKFSTLKYSMTGDEGYFKIDESNSTIRLVAPLDFETQRVHSLSIKCVDNQGREPHHEVFASVTVTVIDVNDNAPVIHNTDLTHLSIEEDAQVGQVVTVLVISDSDEGGVQKTEIDVNSTLFRADSDKKLVVIASLKGHAGQRICSTVTATDVGGLRATSPYCVTVYPAKNTHHNPLVITPKQNSIHYFDENIVYDELLKVKVLEEDGDIGNVTFRLDEMFKKDWQMFTIGEINGSLHARQAFDFEKKTVHEIKILACRINNCTSTHLFISVNDRNDNCPMFPKQDVRLTVLENEKGKRQVGRIPAALDSDFHSDNTKVCYTTDTPLFFFSDPTLPILFTNSSFDREHKKQHQISITAYDCHLSCRDPHKPINGTIVALIDVLDINDNFPKFSEKIYTSTVVQGHVTTGSHILTVQATDLDEEPEGLKYSIRGFVRSPSHSFVAAESPISIDKSTGELSATEILKDSSYSFTVVVTDGAGHEDTASVVVIDLSYELSTNASFQISVVTYAQQTELVFDAPFELIMKNEKKIAENLSNATGLQTIVDKCRQNANFTLMLVHFMDINGQFVNVDRAVNLLMSSSAESRRELRSVYGLREAFPPVPIPSKVPQYILIAVLLFFVISILSMCIWCRQRNNYERKLRHISAQASTVHTVTLGRGGKQTCNPGYGEIPIISRHHHPPPAPPPPTSADLQSTEL encoded by the exons ATGTCTcaactattcaaattttcttattttttgatacTTCTTGGGTGTCTAAAAGGAACAG ATTCCGCTCAATTGCTAATTGAACCATCATTTTTACTTGTTGAAGAAGACTGGCCTGTAGGTACACATCTTCCAGTAACAATATgtccgaaaaatgtgaag ATTTTATCCGGAGATCCAGCCAGCTACTTCACTGTTGTTAAAATCAATGAAACGTGCTCCACGTTGCAGTTAAATTTAGCTCTAGATGCagat aaagaaaatgcCGACGGTCTCCGTGGGCAATCGTTCTCACTTGTCATTGCGGGACCTAAAAAATCGAGAGCCACGTTGGAGGTTCAG atagtaGATGTCAATGATAATTCTCCACAGTTTTCAAACACTCCAAgcagttttgaaatatctgaaaatgctgaaattggGACTGATATCTTCAAAGTGACCACCTTGGACCCAGACACGGggatttctggaatttccagattttctgtAGAG ggAGATAGTTCTTTTACGTTAGCTAAACGCAAATGCTCATCTGGAAAATGCTCAACACAATTACGTCTGGCAAAGAAACTTGATTTCGAAGA aaagccaATTCATACTTTCAACATTACTGCAAAGGACGGCGACCCACATTCCAATAGAACACATACAGTTGCCCATACTGTTACAATAcatgtgaaaaatgagaatga CGAACCTCCAAAATTTCTGACCGATTTCTCTCaagttttcccaattttcaaatctaccAAGCCTGGAGATATAATTGCAAAACTTGAAGCTATCGATGTGGAAAATGGTGCGGAAATTCAATTTGGGATGaaagaaaatgaacatttaaaaattgattcaaaatctGGCAatgttcttttgaaaaaactaccCACAGATGATGCGCTGATAACTGTGGAACTGTATGCCACGTCatcaaaaaacggaaaatcaaaaaccgtAGAAATGAAACTAAGACTCATGAACGACGAGGCAACTTTACCTAAAATAGCGGAAAATCAG gaaAAGCCTGAACTTTGTGAGTTTCCAATTTACGAAGCTCATTTGATTCAAGGGACTGGAACTTTCTCAACACCGCTCAAGATTAAGACATTGAAGTCTATGGCAGAG gaaaaaccaCGTCTGATCGGTGGCTCGGAGAGCTTTGATTTAAATGTTATTGATGATTTCCACGTGGAATTAAAAGTGCTGAACGCAGAAAAAGTTGCATCGCAAGTCTTGGACAGTGCACAGCTGTTG GTAAAATCACAATCTGGACAGTGTCGGATTGTTCTTCGTTCTGCAGCTCAAATGACACCAAAAGCCTCTCcaattgctcaaaaactaaaaataattccaaaatttgaaaaatcagagtATCAATTTCAAGTTGTCGAAAATCGGGAGCCAACTGTCCTTGGAGAAGTAAAAGTGATTAGTGATGGACCCGTAACGTATGAGATTCTCGGAGAAAATGgagagaaatttcaaatttcaaatgatggagaaattcagaatttgGAACCGATTGATCGGgaaacttatgaaaaatttgaattaattgtCAAAGCAACCGATTTGAATG ggtCATCTGGTAAATCCCAATTGATTATCCACGTGAAAGATGAAAATGATAATTCGCCTATATTCGATAAGGAGCACTATTTTATTACAGTAGACGagggaaaaagtgaaaaactaaaaattacg GCTACGGACGCCGATTCGggaaaaaatggccaaattgTGTATtcaattgatcaaaaaatcgataatttaccAATCGACATATCACCAGATGGAATGCTTTTTATTGGAGCCATTGATAGAGAGAATATGGGAAACTCAAATGAGGTCAATTTGACAGTAACAGCATCAGATTCTGGGGAACCGAAGAGAAGTGCCAGTGCAACGGTAACTATCAGAGTAAag GATATCAACGATAACTCGCCGGTATTTTCAAACTCCCGATACTCAATCCCGCTGGATGCAAATATCTCCCCGGGAGGCATCATCGGACGCCTTGAAGCTACTGACGCAGATTCCACGTCACCAAATAATTATGTGACGTATACAAGCGGAGATCCAAAATTCACAGTCAGTGATTCCGGAGAAATTCTGTTCACGGGACCCGGAACTTTGGAAAAGTCTGCGAGTTTGGAATTCAACGTGACTGCTCAGGATGGAGGAGATCCGATGAACAGTGCAAACGCTCTCGTGGTCATAAATGAGCATCGATCCAtgaaatcaattgaaaatgaattgacGACTCAGATTAATAGCAATGATACTGGGGGTGAAAAG TCTGAGATCAAATGGTTGAATGCTGGTATGCCCGGGTACACCTATGAGATAATCCGTGCCTCAGCCGACGGATTCTCCGATTCTGAGGTTGCCACGTGGATATCGATAGACTCGAAATCGGGACGAATTTACACTTTGAAGAAGGTTGACCCATCAAGAGTGAAGCAAATCAAATTGCACATATCGATGCGAAAAGGAAAACGTGAAGTCCCTGTGGAACTGATAATTAACGTTATGGACACTGATGACGTCACACCTatttacagtactcctacccgTAAACTCAGTGTAACGGAATCTGCAACACTAGGTACTACAGTAGTCGATATGCCAGTTGAAGGAATCAAAGAGCAAAATGAAATAAA ATATTCTCTCAAAATTACCTCTGGACCACGTGGAAAACTTCAAATCGATCGATATGGAActataaaaatcataaaatcattagattttgaaacagaacAAATAATCAAGGGAATTGTTGAAGGGATGgttgtgaaaaatggaaaggcTGCAAAAAGTTCATTTATACTAACAATCCTTGATGCTAACGataatcg GCCCATCTTCAAAAACTCGTCCAACTTCGCAGTTTCACTACTAGAAAGTTCTGTGTTGGGTACTGTACTTGATCTACCGTATCCGTTGGCAACCGATCGGGACAGtagcaaattttcaacattgaaATACAGTATGACTGGAGATGAAGGCTACTTTAAAATCGATGAGAG CAACTCCACAATACGTTTGGTTGCGCCATTGGACTTTGAAACTCAACGAGTTCATTCATTAAGTATCAAATGTGTAGACAATCAAGGACGGGAACCACATCACGAAGTTTTTGCATCGGTTACTGTCACAGTGATCGATGTAAATGATAATGCCCCAGTCATTCATAACACAGACCTGACACATTTATCAATTGAAGAAGATGCACAAGTTGGACAAGTTGTTACTGTACTCGTTATATCCGATTCAGACGAAGGAGGTGtgcaaaaaacagaaattgatGTTAATTCCACTTTATTCCGAGCCGATTCCGACAAGAAACTTGTCGTTATTGCTTCTTTAAAGGGACATGCTGGACAACGAATATGTTCAACTGTCACAGCAACCGACGTAGGAGGTCTAAGAGCCACGTCACCGTATTGTGTTACGGTATACCCTGCTAAAAATACACATCACAATCCGTTAGTTATTACACCGAAGCAGAACTCCATTCACTACTTTGATGAGAATATTGTATATGATGAACTTCTTAAAGTCAAGGTTTTGGAAGAAGATGGAGATATTGGAAATGTCACTTTCCGTTTAgatgaaatgttcaaaaag GATTGGCAAATGTTTACCATTGGAGAAATTAACGGTAGTCTCCACGCACGACAGGCATTTGatttcgaaaagaaaactgTGCATGAGATTAAG attcttgcCTGTCGCATCAACAATTGTACATCGACCCATTTGTTCATTTCGGTGAATGATCGAAATGACAATTGTCCAATGTTCCCAAAACag gatgtTCGTCTAACCgtattggaaaatgaaaaagggaAACGTCAAGTTGGACGAATTCCAGCGGCTCTGGATTCAGACTTTCACTCAGACAACACAAAAGTGTGCTATACAACCGACACTCCATTATTCTTCTTCTCGGATCCAACTCTTCCAATTTTGTTCACTAATTCCAGTTTTGATAGAGAACACAAGAAGCAACATCAAATTTCT ATTACTGCGTACGATTGCCAtctttcgtgtcgagacccacATAAACCGATAAATGGGACAATTGTTGCATTGATTGATGTTCTCGATATCAATGACAACTTTccaaagttttctgaaaaaatctacaCAAGTACTGTAGTTCAGGGACATGTGACCACTGGAAGTCATATTTTGACTGTACAGGCAACGGATTTAGATGAGGAACCGGAGGGATTGAAGTACAGTATTCGAGGATTCGTTAGGTCGCCTAGTCAT tcatttgtCGCCGCTGAATCACCAATCTCAATTGATAAATCAACGGGAGAACTGAGTGCAACTGAAATACTCAAGGATTCATCTTATTCGTTTACAGTAGTTGTTACTGATGGTGCAGGACACGAAGATACTGCTTCTGTTGTGGTCATTGACTTATCATATGAACTTTCAACAAATGCTAGTTTTCAGATCTCAGTGGTAACATATGCACAGCAAACGGAGCTTGTCTTTGATGCTCCGTTTGaattaattatgaaaaatgagaagaaaattgcaga AAACCTATCAAATGCGACTGGTCTCCAAACAATAGTTGACAAATGCCGACAAAATGCCAATTTTACTCTGATGCTTGTACATTTTATGGATATTAATGGACAATTTGTAAATGTGGATCGAGCTGTGAACCTATTGATGTCATCATCGGCTGAATCTCGAAGAGAACTCAGAAGTGTATACGGGCTTAGAGAAGCTTTCCCTCCCGTTCCGATACCATCTAAAGTTCCACAATATATTTTG ATCGCCGTGCTTTTATTCTTTGTAATATCAATACTCTCAATGTGTATATGGTGTCGACAACGGAATAACTACGAACGAAAGCTCCGTCACATCTCAGCACAAGCATCTACTGTACATACAGTAACACTTGGAAGAGGCGGAAAACAGAC gtgTAATCCGGGTTACGGTGAAATTCCAATAATTAGCCGACATCATCATCCTCCACCGGCACCTCCACCTCCAACTTCTGCAGATTTGCAGTCAACTGaactttaa